One Hyla sarda isolate aHylSar1 chromosome 11, aHylSar1.hap1, whole genome shotgun sequence genomic window carries:
- the LOC130295710 gene encoding protein starmaker-like: protein MAERGAGAFPEPREDASPRASCRSEEGPDSEEVSEGPDSEEVSEGPDSEEESEGPDSEEVSEGPDSEEVSEGPDSEEVSEGPDSEEVSEGPDSEEISEGPDSEEVSEGPDSEEVSEGPDSEEVSEGPDSEEESEGPDSEEVSEGPDSEEGSEGPDSEEGSEGPDSEEVSEGPDSEEVSEGPDSEEVSEGPDSEEVSEGPDSEEGSEGPDSEEVSEGPDSEEVSEGPDSEEVSEGPDSEEEESEDPDSNEEAEDPNSEEVWGGPYSEEESKDPHPQKEESEDPDSEQESEDPDSEQESEDPDSEQVSEDPDSEQVTEDPDSEQVSEDPYSEQVTEDPDSEQVSEGPDSEEESKDPHPQKEESEDPDSEQESEDPDSEQESEDPDSEQESEDPDSEQVSEDPYSEQVTEDPDSEQESEDPDKEQESEDPDSEQVSEDPYSEQVTEDPDSEQESEDPDKEQESDDPDSEEESAGPR from the exons ATGGCCGAGCGCGGAGCAGGGGCTTTCCCGGAGCCCAGAGAGGACGCATCTCCCCGCGCCAGCTGCCGCTCT GAGGAGGGCCCCGATAGTGAGGAGGTATCTGAGGGCCCCGATAGTGAGGAGGTATCTGAGGGCCCCGATAGTGAGGAGGAATCTGAGGGCCCCGATAGTGAGGAGGTATCTGAGGGCCCCGATAGTGAGGAGGTATCTGAGGGCCCCGATAGTGAGGAGGTATCTGAGGGCCCCGATAGTGAGGAGGTATCTGAGGGCCCCGATAGTGAGGAGATATCTGAGGGCCCCGATAGTGAGGAGGTATCTGAGGGCCCCGATAGTGAGGAGGTATCTGAGGGCCCCGATAGTGAGGAGGTATCTGAGGGCCCCGATAGTGAGGAGGAATCTGAGGGCCCCGATAGTGAGGAGGTATCTGAGGGCCCCGACAGTGAGGAGGGATCTGAGGGCCCCGACAGTGAGGAGGGATCTGAGGGCCCCGACAGTGAGGAGGTATCTGAGGGCCCCGATAGTGAGGAGGTATCTGAGGGCCCCGATAGTGAGGAGGTATCTGAGGGCCCCGATAGTGAGGAGGTATCTGAGGGCCCCGACAGTGAGGAGGGATCTGAGGGCCCCGACAGTGAGGAGGTATCTGAGGGCCCCGACAGTGAGGAGGTATCTGAGGGCCCCGACAGTGAGGAGGTATCTGAGGGCCCCGATAGTGAGGAG GAGGAATCTGAGGACCCCGATAGTAATGAGGAAGCTGAGGACCCCAATAGTGAGGAGGTATGGGGGGGCCCCTATAGTGAGGAGGAATCTAAGGACCCCCACCCACAGAAGGAGGAATCTGAGGACCCTGATAGTGAGCAGGAATCTGAGGACCCCGATAGTGAGCAGGAATCTGAGGACCCCGATAGTGAGCAGGTATCTGAGGACCCCGATAGTGAGCAGGTAACTGAGGACCCCGATAGTGAGCAGGTATCTGAGGACCCTTATAGTGAGCAGGTAACTGAGGACCCCGATAGTGAGCAGGTATCTGAGGGCCCTGATAGTGAGGAGGAATCTAAGGACCCCCACCCACAGAAGGAGGAATCTGAGGACCCCGATAGTGAGCAGGAATCTGAGGACCCCGATAGTGAGCAGGAATCTGAGGACCCTGATAGTGAGCAGGAATCTGAGGACCCCGATAGTGAGCAGGTATCTGAGGACCCTTATAGTGAGCAGGTAACTGAGGACCCCGATAGTGAGCAGGAATCTGAGGACCCCGATAAAGAGCAGGAATCTGAGGACCCCGATAGTGAGCAGGTATCTGAGGACCCTTATAGTGAGCAGGTAACTGAGGACCCCGATAGTGAGCAGGAATCTGAGGACCCCGATAAAGAGCAGGAATCTGACGACCCCGATAGTGAGGAGGAATCTGCAGGCCCCCGATAG